From Arachis stenosperma cultivar V10309 chromosome 2, arast.V10309.gnm1.PFL2, whole genome shotgun sequence, one genomic window encodes:
- the LOC130962586 gene encoding protein FAR1-RELATED SEQUENCE 5-like: MDFDRGKIMSTNEHDVKNDSDNNLGNDFDYEPNAQDDAEDDDVDSLDSTSRSEQDVVFVMRKDDVDRDKKSKIICRQLVCNKEGWMNMRYLNLDDRSREARSLTRTKCPARLRVNIDYVSGRWKKGGYRHAGFIRKDLYNYIDRYCRSKVKNGDANATINYLIDKSNNDPLFFGKHTFTNDKRLEYIFWADGQSIVDYNYFGDIVAFDSTYKKNKYNKTLVIFSRCNYHGQTVISGFGLLSDETTDTYKWLLEMFVEAMGEKSPKAVITDGDLAMRDAIKNVLPAVTHRLCGWHLQRNACENIKNPNTTTFWVYSHGFFGHGKKP; the protein is encoded by the exons ATGGATTTTGATAGGGGTAAAATCATGTCGACAAATGAGCATGATGTTAAGAATGATTCTGATAATAATTTAGGTAATGATTTCGATTATGAACCGAATGCACAAGATGATGCTGAAGATGACGATGTTGATTCGTTGGATTCTACTAGCAGGAGTGAACAAGATGTGGT ATTTGTAATGAGGAAGGATGACGTCGATAGGGATAAGAAAAGTAAAATCATTTGTAGGCAACTTGTTTGCAATAAAGAGGGCTGGATGAATATGAGGTATCTTAATCTGGATGATAGATCAAGGGAGGCAAGGTCACTCACGCGAACCAAGTGTCCAGCTCGGCTTAGGGTAAATATTGACTACGTCTCTGGTAGATGGAAG AAGGGTGGATATCGTCATGCTGGCTTCATACGCAAAGATTTGTATAACTATATTGATCGTTATTGTAGATCAAAAGTAAAAAATGGGGATGCCAATGCGACAATAAACTATTTGATTGACAAATCAAACAACGATCCGCTGTTCTTTGGGAAGCATACGTTCACTAATGACAAAAGGCTCGAGTATATATTTTGGGCAGATGGACAATCAATTGTCGACTATAACTATTTTGGAGATATTGTTGCCTTTGATTCAACGTACAAGAAGAATAAATACAACAAAACTTTGGTCATTTTCTCCAGATGCAATTATCATGGGCAGACTGTTATTTCTGGCTTTGGCCTACTATCCGACGAAACCACAGACACATATAAGTGGTTGTTGGAAATGTTTGTTGAAGCAATGGGTGAAAAAAGTCCTAAAGCAGTAATAACTGATGGAGACCTTGCCATGCGAGATGCAATCAAGAATGTTCTTCCTGCTGTAACCCATCGGTTATGCGGATGGCATCTTCAGAGAAATGCATGTGAAAACATAAAGAATCCCAACACTACAACATTTTGGGTCTATAGCCACGGTTTTTTtggtcacggtaaaaaaccgtga